One window of the Falco biarmicus isolate bFalBia1 chromosome 2, bFalBia1.pri, whole genome shotgun sequence genome contains the following:
- the HMGB1 gene encoding high mobility group protein B1, which produces MGKGDPKKPRGKMSSYAFFVQTCREEHKKKHPDASVNFSEFSKKCSERWKTMSSKEKGKFEDMAKADKLRYEKEMKNYVPPKGETKKKFKDPNAPKRPPSAFFLFCSEFRPKIKGEHPGLSIGDVAKKLGEMWNNTAADDKQPYEKKAAKLKEKYEKDIAAYRAKGKVDAGKKVVAKAEKSKKKKEEEEDEDEDEEDEEDEEEEEEEDEDDDDDE; this is translated from the exons ATGGGCAAAGGCGATCCTAAAAAGCCGAGAGGTAAAATGTCTTCATACGCCTTCTTTGTGCAAACCTGCCGGGAGGAGCACAAGAAGAAACATCCAGATGCTTCAGTGAACTTTTCAGAGTTCTCAAAAAAATGCTCAGAACGATGGAAG ACTATGTCTTCTAAGGAGAAAGGGAAGTTTGAAGATATGGCAAAGGCTGACAAGCTTCgttatgaaaaagaaatgaaaaactatGTACCACCTAAGggtgaaacaaaaaagaagttcAAGGATCCAAATGCACCGAAGAGGCCTCC TTCggcttttttcttgttttgctctgAGTTTCGTCCAAAAATCAAAGGAGAACATCCTGGTCTGTCCATTGGGGATGTTGCAAAGAAACTGGGAGAAATGTGGAACAACACCGCTGCAGATGATAAACAGCCTTATGAAAAAAAGGCTGCTAAACTGAAGGAGAAGTATGAAAAG GATATTGCTGCATACCGGGCCAAAGGGAAGGTTGATGCAGGCAAAAAAGTAGTTGCCAAGGCCGAGAAGagcaagaagaagaaggaggaggaggaagatgaggatgaagatgaagaggatgaagaggatgaagaagaggaagaggaggaggatgaagatgatgatgatgatgaataA